A window of Desulfobacterales bacterium genomic DNA:
GGTGACCCGTGATGCCAGAATATACCCCAGGCCCACCAGCAGCGTAGCGGTCACGGCGACTTTGCGGGGACCGTAGGTGTCCGCGATAAAACCGGAAAAGGGTTGGATAAAGGTTGCCGCGTAAGTAAACACGGTAAATGTCAGGCCGATGGTCGCCAGCGACCAGCCATATTGTTTCTCAAAGGCATAGGCGAATAGAAACCAGGAATACTGATAGATACTGACAATCATCATAATTACAAAAGCTGCGAAAAGTAATGCCCACCGATAATTCTTATGGGTTGCAAGGGTTTTTTCCATTGAAACTCCTGTTCATTTATCACACCGGGGTATGAATAATTATTTTATATACGCCTTATTTGCGTCCAAAATCCTTGCGAGGGTCGTAGTTTGTGTCATTCAGGCAAGCGTGCGGCCATTTTCGATCAACTATCATCCTTTTTTACCGATACAAACAAACCTGAAACTCCTTACTAGAATATTTATATAAAAATTGCAAGGCAGCCTTAATCGGAAAAGCAAATAAATGGCCATAGCGTTTCCTTTTTTTCATATCGGCCGGAGAGAATACAGGCCCTGATGTCGGCTATTTCGATCCTGAAAGATATGAACCAAATTGCGAACGGCAACCATAAACCGGCGTAAATAAAAAAAGCGACTTCAGTAACAACTGAAATCGCATTAATAAATGCGTGCTGGTGCCGAAGGCCGGACTTGAACCAACGTTTCGGCATGTTTTTACCAATTATTTCAGATAGTTAAATTTTTGCCAAACAACATCTAAACAACATGACTTGGGGAGAGTAATCTTTGTGGGTTACTCTCCCCTACCCCGATTACAACCTCCGAAAGATGTCTTAGGATTATAATTTATCAAGATCGTTTAAAAATTCTCTGAATGCAGCCAATACATATTGTTTGAACTGGTCTGCGTTCAGATCTGGAAATGCAAGCGAAGGGCGTTGTTCCGCCACCCACAAAACGCCATCAGAACTTATTGTTTTGAAATAAAGACTAAGATTCCTGATGAACGTTTGAAACCATGCCGGATATTTTCTGGAGAGGCCGGCAAAACCATCCATAATATCCGGCTTTATCCGGCTGCAGCCGGTAATAATATCAAAAATATAATAAAGGTCTTTAGCTTTTTTATCACGGTCTCTTCGACGTATAAAGACCAGACCCTTATGAAATATGTATGCCGAAGGAGTTGGAACCTTTACTTTAAGAGCAGGCAAGCCTCCCATAAAATCAGTATCTTCAATTGTGACTTCAACCGCATTTTCAATTACAATGGATATGAATCTGAGCGCTTCTGCGTGGAGCCCTTTTTGAACTTCCAAAACCAGGTCGGGTCTTGATCCTGTTTGGTCAGCCAAGAATTCGATTTCAACATCCATCCCTTCGATGTTGCCCTCATAGTGAATAAGAGGAGGGACATCCCTGCTCTTAAAAACTGTTTTAAAACCTGCCTCTTCCAGCAATTGATCGACCGTTTTAGAACCGATCACCGGGACCTCTTCCTGAACCATAAAATCGATGTCACGCGTACGTATGGGTTCATGCGCTTTGTCACCCAAGAGATAGCGGTAATAAATAAACGGCGCCCATCCGCCGCCGACCACAATCACCGGCAGATAATCTTTGAGTATTCGGAGGGTTTTGAGAAATCCGACGATAAACGGGTCATTCATTGCGATTCCGGCCTTGCAAATACATGCCTCAGTTTTTTATCAAATAAATGTTGCGCCTGCTCAAGCCCCCTGATCGGGTATCCGTGCAGATCCAGATATAGCTGAAGGTCCGATACAACCCGAAGTTTTTTTACTATCCAGCTGTCATAAAAAACGGAGTGTTTGTAATAGGGAAACATCAGGTAAAAATTTGCTCCTTGATCGGCCTTGCTGAGGTTCAGCTGTTTTTCAAAGTACGCCAGCGCCTTTTCATTGTCGATGTAAATATGAACTTCCTGAAAGGCGGCATAGGGCGCCACCAGATTGGCCCCGGCCTGGACGCTGAGCGCGTAATCAACACCCGCAGGGACATCCAAACTGCGAAGTTTTTGCAAAATATCAGCAGAACTTGCAGCCATCAAAAAATAACCGAAAAGTTGATTTTTTTTATAGTTATAATTTCTGACCCAATCATCCAGAATGCCTTCCGGATCTCGGAGTTTTAATTTGGATTTCAGCCGCGTGATATAATTCCGGTCTTCAAGTTCCCTGGCCATGCGGGAAATGTATCCGGGATTGAGATGGATTTCTTGGGCCAATTCCCGAACACCCCACAGATACTCTCCGCCCTTAAGCATAGCCCGAAGGATCAGACTGGCCTTGTCTGAAAACGGGTCTCTGCCCATTCTTTCCTCTGGGTACTTGTTTGGAAAGCCGATTTTTTCAACATAGAAGCCCTTGAATTTTATGAACACGTTTCCGGAAAGATCCACGAAACAGATGCCTTCATCCTGACACATGCTGCGCCGCTGAGGACTCAAATAGCGCGCTGCCAAAACAGGCACTGCATCAGGATGCTCAGCGGCTGCCGCCTTGAGCCTGGCAATCTTGTTTTTAATTACAGGGAGGCTGTTTTGGGCCGCAGCTTCAATTATCAACCGGAAACTCAAATCCTCATGCTCAACTTGGGCGACAAGATCAAAGTCAAAGAACTCTTCCCTGCCCAAAATCGATTTCATGTCGATCTTAAGGCCCTTTAAGGGGAGAATCTGCTTTAGGGATATTTTCAGCTCTTTTATGATCTGTTGTTCGGGTTTCATGTTGTCTATTTATAATATGTTGTCCAATTGGACAACACTATATTAATTGGCAACAAATAAGTCAAGAGTTAAATGCACATAGAATCAGAGCTTTTTAAATTTCTGAAAATTCGCTATCCGTAATTTATACGTTTTGTTTGCAACTTGCCTAAAATCGCCTGCTTGACTTTTTTGTCAAGGCCGCTTTTTTAGTCAAGTTCAGCAAAATTTCGATAAAACATAAACATGAAGCGAGGCGCAGATGGTCACTATTAGTCGAAAAGAACTTTATGAAAAGGTTTGGGAAACCCCCATCGTTAGGTTGGCGCAGGAATACGGTCTTTCCGATGGAGGGCTTGCCAAGATTTGCAGAAAACACCGTATACCCAAGCCTCCCCGTGGATATTGGGCCAAAAAGGCGGTCGGGATTAATATGAAACGCCTACCCCTGCCGGCCGGGGAGAATGTTACCATCACCATCACCCCCAATCCCCACAGCCAGAATGTATCCAGACGCAAAGAGTTGGCAGCAAGCATGCAAAATTTGGAGAAAGCGCCCATTGTGGTTCCGGACAGGCTGTCCAGCCCTCACCCCCTGGTAAAGCAATCCTCTGAAATTTTAAGCGGCCTGCAATCAAACGAGATCGGGATTGTGAATCCCCCGAAAGAGGGCTGCCTCGATATTTCCGTGTCAAAAGAAAGTGTAAGACGCGCGCTTCGCATCATGGATACGATCATTAAAACTCTCGAAAAACATGGTTTTAACGTATACCTGTCCAAAGGGCATACCCGGACCAAAATTAAAGAAGTGCCCATCAGCTTCCGGATCAGCGAAAAGCTGGCAACCAGGAGCAAAAGACCCGAGGAGCATAACCTGAGCGGACGCTACGAATTTGGGCACAGCCGCTTTGTAGAGGAACGGGCGCCTTCCGGAGAACTCGCACTTACCATCCATGAAGCCGAGGGTTTTTATATCTATGGCTGCCGGCAGAACTGGAAAGATGGGATAAAAGCTAAACTTGAGGACCGCATCCAAAGTTTCATTGACGGACTTGTGGATGTTGCTGCCGCAAAGATAGAAAAAGACAGAGAAAGAGCGGAGGAAGAACGCCGGAGAATGGAGCGGCAAAGGCAGCTTGAGGAGGAACGGCTCAAACGCGCCGAGCTCAGGCGCATATATCTTGAAGAAGAAGCCAGAGTAAATAAGCTGGTCTCCGACGCCGAAAACTGGAAAAAGAGTCGGATTATCCGGGAATATATTTTCGAGACCAAAAGGATTGCCGCTTCCGGCGAGCTTACCATCAGCTTTGAAAAGCCCCTTTCCGAATGGCTCAGCTGGGCGCACGACCAGGCCGACCGCCTGGACCCCCTGACCCCCAGCCCGGCGTCGATCTTGGATGAGGAATGCCCGGAAGAGGAAAAGAGGAATGAATACCCTTACTCCCGATGGTAAACCGGAAGTGCTTTTATGAAACGCACCGAGACATACGATGAAATCAAACCATTGATTGCTTTGTGCAAGGCCGGCAAGCTGTTTGAAATTCAGGATTGGATTACATCCGGAAAACCAGTAAACCCTCCGCCATCGGTTTCAGGATACAGACGGAAAAGTCCCCTGGAGGTGGCTATGGATCTGGGATTTCACAGCCTGGTCAAGGTCCTGCTTGCCGGCGGGGCCGATATGAATGAGCCCCGGTATTTTCCCCTGGAGCATGCCCTTCACAAGCGCCGGCTGGACTTAGTCCAGCTGCTTGTCGAGCACGGCGCCGACATCCGTTCCGTTTCCATGGCGTCGGTCTTTGAAACCTATCAGCCTGATATCATGAAATGGTTCATTGAACAGGGCGCGGATGTCGAAACGGACTATCCACTTGCATACGCTTTGAGCAATCGCATTTACCCGGCCCTTGGCATCCTTAAAACCAATAAGGATCGCTTTCCCAGCTTCCAAAAGCAGGCTGACATGGCCCTGCGTCACCACTGCACAAAGGGAAACCTAAAGTGGGTGTCGCTCATGCTGTGGGCCGGCGCAGATCCCTATACCCGAGGTCCTAATTCATGGGACGAAGCGCCTGATCCGGATGAAGATCAGTACGCACTGGAACTTGCGGCAGCTTTAGAACATTTCGATGTCTTTAATCTTAAACAAATCCGCCTTGATCCGAACAGGCCGGAGCTGAAAGGGTTATTGCTGCAGGCCTGCCGTGCGGATAAATCCGATTTTCTGGAAAAGCTTCTTAAAATCGGATTCAACCTGGCCGAATATGAAAACTCCGGCACGCCCCTGATTCAGGCCCTGCTTACCGGCATGAGCTGGTTTTTTGATTTTAATCACTGGGATAGTTGGAGGAAGGGGCGCACACCGAGCAAGAACCTGGACAATGAAAAGGCGCGTGAAAAAATCAAGATGATTCATATCCTGGCAAAAAATGGCGCCAAATGGCTTCCCGAAAACAGTCTGGAAATCGGTGACGCCCGGCGCTCGCTTTTGAAAATGAAACCGGATTATGCTGTCGAGTTTATCTGGATCATGTCAAAATACCGTGCTTCCAAAGCTGAATTCATCGAGGAGTTCATCCGCACGCCTTCGATCCGCTCACTCATTTCAAAACACTCGGACAAGGTAGCCAGAATGATAAAAAAGATGGTTGCTGATGGTTGAAATTTACACAGTAAGCCGATCAACAATAATCGTCGATCGTGTCTCCACCTTCCCATTTCAACCCGCGCTTAAGGACATATTGCTTTGTTGCGCCTTCCAAGGTGAAAAACGTGCCCAGGCTCTCATGCACAAAAAGCCGGTCTTCAACCCAAACCCGAGCAAGCGCCGAGTCTTTGACGCCGCCTGGATGTTTGCATAGAACAACCAATGTTTCCGAACTTTCTGAAAGCTCCGCTGAAACAACTATCGATTCACCAAAATCATTGCGTGAAAAGACCTCTCCCTTCTTGAGGCGCTCGCGATATTCGTCCAGCGCGTTCGCACCGATTTCGGATGGGCAAAGTGGAAACTCGCTCGGCGTCTTCCAGTTTTTTTGGATCGCACCCGGCGTTCTGGACTCGATCAGATCATCAGGCTCAGGCTCTTCGACATACTGTTCGGTTGGTGATTTGTAGAGCCACTCACCGAGCGTCCCGCCAGAGGGTATGCGCCCGCTCTTTGCCCAATCGAGGAGACGCCTGCGGCACTCCTCTGCTTCTTTCTTTGTGACGGAGCGCATCCAATCAAAGTCTGGGGGAAGTTTTCCCGAAGTAGGCTGGGCAGGGTTCGCCAGAAAATTCTCGATACTGCCATAGGCAAGTTCGACCCCACGTCTCGTGATTGGATTGAGAAGGATGTTTTCGAGCCGGGTTACCCAACGCAGGTTTTCAGGCCGGTTGTTCCGCCGGTTGGTATCAATGTGCTCGACGATATGGTCCTTTGACGGCTGTGGACCGTGGAAAGCCGTCGCCACAATCCGGTGAACCGGTATGGATGCAACATAC
This region includes:
- a CDS encoding type IV toxin-antitoxin system AbiEi family antitoxin, coding for MKPEQQIIKELKISLKQILPLKGLKIDMKSILGREEFFDFDLVAQVEHEDLSFRLIIEAAAQNSLPVIKNKIARLKAAAAEHPDAVPVLAARYLSPQRRSMCQDEGICFVDLSGNVFIKFKGFYVEKIGFPNKYPEERMGRDPFSDKASLILRAMLKGGEYLWGVRELAQEIHLNPGYISRMARELEDRNYITRLKSKLKLRDPEGILDDWVRNYNYKKNQLFGYFLMAASSADILQKLRSLDVPAGVDYALSVQAGANLVAPYAAFQEVHIYIDNEKALAYFEKQLNLSKADQGANFYLMFPYYKHSVFYDSWIVKKLRVVSDLQLYLDLHGYPIRGLEQAQHLFDKKLRHVFARPESQ
- a CDS encoding HNH endonuclease signature motif containing protein — encoded protein: MYVASIPVHRIVATAFHGPQPSKDHIVEHIDTNRRNNRPENLRWVTRLENILLNPITRRGVELAYGSIENFLANPAQPTSGKLPPDFDWMRSVTKKEAEECRRRLLDWAKSGRIPSGGTLGEWLYKSPTEQYVEEPEPDDLIESRTPGAIQKNWKTPSEFPLCPSEIGANALDEYRERLKKGEVFSRNDFGESIVVSAELSESSETLVVLCKHPGGVKDSALARVWVEDRLFVHESLGTFFTLEGATKQYVLKRGLKWEGGDTIDDYC
- a CDS encoding GSU2403 family nucleotidyltransferase fold protein; this encodes MIVVGGGWAPFIYYRYLLGDKAHEPIRTRDIDFMVQEEVPVIGSKTVDQLLEEAGFKTVFKSRDVPPLIHYEGNIEGMDVEIEFLADQTGSRPDLVLEVQKGLHAEALRFISIVIENAVEVTIEDTDFMGGLPALKVKVPTPSAYIFHKGLVFIRRRDRDKKAKDLYYIFDIITGCSRIKPDIMDGFAGLSRKYPAWFQTFIRNLSLYFKTISSDGVLWVAEQRPSLAFPDLNADQFKQYVLAAFREFLNDLDKL